The following are encoded together in the Roseivirga misakiensis genome:
- a CDS encoding nucleoside deaminase — MKLSVHKDEYFMGEALKQAELAAREGEVPVGAVVVAEKRIIARAHNQTEMLTDVTAHAEMLAITSAFNAIGAKYLNECTLYVTLEPCVMCAGALYWAQLGKLVYGAADEKRGFSRHDKNLLHPRTEMTSGLLKENSEKLLKEFFARLR, encoded by the coding sequence ATGAAGCTGAGTGTACACAAAGACGAGTATTTTATGGGGGAAGCGCTCAAGCAGGCTGAACTCGCTGCTCGAGAAGGAGAAGTTCCTGTCGGTGCTGTAGTAGTGGCTGAAAAGCGGATAATTGCTAGAGCTCACAATCAAACAGAAATGCTCACCGATGTAACAGCGCATGCAGAAATGCTGGCGATTACTTCGGCATTTAACGCAATAGGAGCAAAGTATTTAAATGAGTGTACGCTTTATGTAACTTTAGAACCTTGTGTGATGTGTGCAGGGGCACTTTATTGGGCTCAACTAGGTAAATTAGTTTACGGAGCAGCAGATGAGAAGCGAGGTTTTAGCCGGCACGATAAAAATTTGCTTCATCCCAGAACAGAAATGACTTCTGGATTGTTAAAAGAAAACAGTGAAAAGCTATTGAAAGAGTTTTTTGCAAGACTTAGATAG
- the uvrB gene encoding excinuclease ABC subunit UvrB produces the protein MDFKLTSDFEPTGDQPKAIEGLVKGLAAGEPAQVLLGATGSGKTFTMANVVQQSQRPALVLCHNKTLAAQLYGEFKTFFPENAVEYFISYYDYYQPEAFIPNSNLYIEKDLSINEEIEKLRLSATSSLLTGRRDVIVIASVSCIYGIGNPDEFGKNVVRLQVGDIVPRNQLLFALVDILYSRTEAEFKRGNFRVKGDTVDIYIAYGDFAYRIYFWGDEIESIQMIDPSTGKKISDEKIITIFPANLFVTGKDVLQTAIKEIQDDMVERVTQFEDDRRFLEAKRLKERTEFDLEMMRELGYCSGVENYSRYFDRRQKGQRPFCLLDYFPDDYLLIIDESHVTVSQVRAMWGGDRSRKENLVEYGFRLPSALDNRPLKFDEFEALTNQVIYVSATPADYELTRTEGEVVEQIIRPTGLLDPKIEVRPSINQIDDLLEEIDIRVKKEERVLITTLTKRMSEELTKYLERANIKVRYIHSEVSSLDRVEILRELRLGIFDVLVGVNLLREGLDLPEVSLVAILDADKEGFLRNQRSLIQTIGRAARNENGHVIMYADVTTDSMQQAIDETNRRRSIQMAYNEKHGITPTTVKKSKEAIMSQTGIADSKKGHKSYYVESEEHSIAADPVVAYMDKNALEKMIQKTQKSMEKAARELDFMEAAKLRDELTELKELLKTKK, from the coding sequence TGCCATAATAAGACATTGGCTGCTCAGTTATATGGAGAGTTCAAGACCTTTTTCCCAGAAAATGCTGTAGAATACTTCATCTCCTATTACGATTATTATCAACCTGAAGCATTTATTCCCAACAGCAATCTTTATATAGAAAAGGACCTTTCGATTAACGAAGAAATCGAAAAGTTACGATTGAGTGCCACCTCTTCCCTTTTAACCGGTAGAAGAGATGTAATCGTGATTGCCTCAGTTTCATGTATCTACGGTATTGGTAACCCAGATGAGTTCGGAAAAAATGTGGTTAGACTTCAAGTGGGTGATATCGTTCCTAGAAACCAGCTACTTTTTGCCCTTGTCGATATACTTTATAGCCGTACCGAAGCAGAATTTAAACGAGGAAATTTCCGAGTAAAAGGAGATACCGTCGATATATACATTGCTTATGGCGATTTTGCCTATCGTATTTATTTCTGGGGAGATGAGATAGAATCGATCCAAATGATCGATCCATCGACTGGAAAGAAAATCTCGGACGAAAAAATCATTACTATTTTCCCAGCCAATCTTTTCGTTACGGGAAAGGATGTGCTCCAAACGGCCATAAAGGAAATCCAAGACGACATGGTCGAACGCGTAACTCAGTTCGAAGATGATCGAAGATTCTTGGAAGCCAAACGCTTGAAAGAGCGTACAGAATTCGACCTAGAAATGATGAGAGAACTAGGCTACTGTTCTGGTGTTGAAAACTATTCGCGGTATTTCGATAGGCGACAAAAAGGACAAAGACCATTCTGCCTTTTAGACTATTTTCCTGATGATTACCTCCTTATTATTGATGAGAGCCACGTGACTGTTTCGCAAGTTCGTGCTATGTGGGGTGGCGATCGGTCTAGGAAAGAAAACCTTGTGGAATACGGATTCAGGCTGCCTTCGGCACTTGACAATAGACCCCTTAAGTTCGACGAATTTGAAGCATTGACAAATCAAGTAATCTATGTTAGCGCTACCCCTGCCGACTATGAACTGACCCGTACTGAAGGTGAGGTTGTGGAGCAGATTATCCGTCCTACGGGCTTATTGGATCCAAAAATAGAGGTGCGACCGTCCATCAATCAAATAGACGATCTGTTAGAAGAGATCGATATTAGGGTTAAAAAAGAAGAACGGGTTCTCATAACCACACTCACAAAACGGATGTCCGAAGAGTTGACGAAATATTTAGAGCGGGCAAATATTAAAGTAAGATACATTCATTCAGAAGTTAGTTCACTTGATCGGGTTGAAATATTGAGAGAACTGCGTTTGGGAATTTTTGATGTGCTTGTAGGCGTTAACCTATTAAGAGAAGGCCTAGATTTACCTGAAGTCTCTTTGGTGGCCATTTTAGATGCAGACAAAGAGGGATTTCTCAGGAATCAACGATCCCTAATCCAAACAATTGGTCGTGCTGCGAGAAATGAGAACGGACACGTAATTATGTATGCAGATGTGACGACGGATTCTATGCAGCAAGCCATAGATGAGACCAATAGACGTAGAAGCATACAAATGGCCTATAATGAAAAACACGGTATTACTCCGACTACTGTGAAAAAGTCGAAAGAGGCTATTATGAGTCAAACAGGAATCGCAGATTCCAAGAAAGGTCACAAATCCTATTATGTTGAAAGCGAAGAACATTCAATTGCAGCGGATCCAGTGGTAGCTTATATGGATAAAAATGCGCTTGAGAAGATGATACAAAAGACTCAAAAATCTATGGAAAAAGCCGCGCGTGAGTTAGACTTTATGGAAGCCGCCAAGTTACGTGATGAGCTAACTGAGTTGAAAGAATTACTCAAAACCAAAAAGTAG
- a CDS encoding ammonium transporter, producing MRKEWIPGFALLIIVACVCLLDFSSGESIVPETNIDAGDTAWMLAATALVLLMTPGLSFFYGGMVSRKNIISTMLQSFICMGVITLVWVLGGFSLAFGDSIGGFIGDPRTYAFFKGVGGSTQADLSPTIPFILFALFQMKFAVITPALITGSFAERVRFSSFMLFIVLFSIVVYSPLAHMTWHPEGFLRTWGVLDFAGGTVVHMSAGFAAIAAAIILGRRKNHGRLHKPANIPFVLLGTGLLWFGWFGFNAGSALGANSDAALAFATTTVASAAAMLAWVMYDALMGRKISGLGAAIGAVVGLVAITPAAGFVTTGQSVFIGVAGAIISNIVVYYKNKTGIDDTLDVFPCHGVGGIVGMILTGVFAKDVGLIYGDPSTFWKHMAAVFLVGGYTFGASYALFKITDLIIPMRVNEVSEELGLDISQHGESMSKSKTPEEISEMMKKAS from the coding sequence ATGAGAAAAGAATGGATTCCTGGATTTGCCCTACTCATTATAGTGGCATGTGTTTGTTTATTAGATTTTTCATCAGGTGAGTCCATTGTGCCTGAAACAAATATAGACGCCGGAGATACTGCGTGGATGTTAGCAGCGACTGCGCTCGTCTTACTGATGACTCCAGGCCTTTCGTTCTTTTATGGTGGAATGGTAAGTAGAAAAAACATCATTTCTACCATGCTACAAAGCTTTATATGTATGGGGGTGATTACACTTGTGTGGGTACTTGGTGGATTCAGTTTAGCCTTTGGTGATTCTATCGGAGGTTTTATTGGAGACCCAAGGACTTATGCATTCTTTAAGGGTGTTGGTGGTAGCACTCAAGCGGATCTTTCGCCCACAATCCCATTCATTCTTTTTGCCCTTTTCCAAATGAAGTTTGCAGTGATTACCCCAGCATTAATTACGGGTAGCTTTGCTGAACGTGTCAGATTCTCAAGTTTTATGTTATTCATCGTGTTGTTTAGTATTGTAGTTTATAGTCCACTCGCCCATATGACGTGGCATCCAGAAGGCTTTCTAAGAACTTGGGGAGTTTTAGACTTCGCTGGAGGAACGGTTGTACACATGTCAGCTGGTTTTGCGGCCATAGCTGCGGCAATAATTTTAGGAAGAAGAAAAAATCATGGCAGACTTCATAAGCCTGCCAACATCCCTTTTGTACTGTTAGGCACTGGACTTTTATGGTTCGGTTGGTTTGGGTTTAATGCCGGTTCGGCACTTGGCGCAAATTCTGATGCCGCCTTAGCATTTGCTACCACTACTGTAGCTTCAGCTGCCGCCATGCTCGCATGGGTAATGTACGATGCCTTAATGGGAAGAAAAATATCCGGACTTGGGGCAGCTATTGGGGCAGTCGTTGGGCTGGTCGCCATAACGCCAGCTGCTGGCTTCGTAACAACAGGCCAAAGTGTATTTATAGGTGTTGCAGGAGCGATTATCTCAAATATTGTAGTGTATTACAAAAACAAGACAGGCATAGACGATACACTAGACGTTTTTCCATGCCACGGCGTAGGAGGTATAGTCGGCATGATTTTAACAGGTGTATTTGCTAAGGATGTAGGACTAATCTATGGGGACCCTTCAACATTTTGGAAGCACATGGCCGCTGTATTCTTAGTTGGTGGTTATACTTTCGGTGCATCTTATGCATTATTTAAAATCACTGATCTGATTATTCCTATGAGAGTCAACGAAGTTTCTGAGGAATTAGGCCTAGATATCAGTCAACATGGAGAGAGCATGTCAAAAAGTAAAACACCAGAAGAAATCTCTGAAATGATGAAGAAGGCTTCTTAA
- the aspS gene encoding aspartate--tRNA ligase, whose protein sequence is MLRSHTCGELRKAHVGTEVVLSGWVQRSRDKGGLLWIDLRDRYGITQLTFDESKSDAKVLETARKLGREFVVQAKGLVVERYSKNDKLPTGEIELEVTALEILNAAKTPPFIIEDDTDGGEDLRMKYRYLDLRRNEVRSKLEVRSKLAIAVRNYLADLEFIEVETPVLIKSTPEGARDFVVPSRINQGQFYALPQSPQTFKQLLMVSGFDRYFQIVKCFRDEDLRADRQPEFTQIDCEMSFVNRDDVLGVFEGMTRHLFKTIKGVELDKFPHMTYADAMEKYGSDKPDVRFGMEFINLNEQTQQKGFNVFDQAELVVGICAKGCADYTRKQLDALTDFVRRPQIGAKGMVYMKCNADGSYKSSVDKFYSQDDLKGWAAKANAEAGDLVLVLSGDKNTVRKQMNELRLYMGDALGLRNPNEFSPLWVVDFPLLEWDEETERYHAMHHPFTSPLLEDIEKLDAEPGEVRANAYDMVINGVEIGGGSIRIHDKEMQKLMFKHLGFTDEEAKAQFGFLMDAFEYGAPPHGGIAFGFDRLCAMFGGSETIRDYIAFPKNTSGRDVMIDSPSPVDENQLKELGIGLS, encoded by the coding sequence ATGTTAAGATCACATACTTGTGGAGAATTAAGAAAAGCGCATGTAGGTACGGAAGTCGTCCTAAGTGGATGGGTGCAACGCTCACGTGATAAAGGTGGCCTTTTGTGGATTGACTTACGAGATCGCTATGGCATAACACAACTGACTTTCGACGAAAGTAAAAGTGATGCCAAAGTTCTTGAAACAGCTAGAAAACTAGGGCGGGAATTTGTTGTACAGGCAAAAGGATTAGTAGTAGAGCGATATTCTAAAAATGACAAACTCCCTACAGGCGAAATAGAATTAGAAGTTACGGCATTAGAAATTTTAAATGCTGCTAAAACTCCCCCATTTATTATAGAAGACGACACCGATGGTGGAGAAGATTTAAGAATGAAATATAGATACCTCGACTTAAGAAGAAACGAGGTAAGAAGTAAACTCGAAGTAAGAAGTAAACTCGCGATCGCAGTGAGAAATTATCTTGCCGATCTTGAGTTTATTGAGGTAGAAACACCCGTCTTAATCAAATCCACTCCAGAAGGAGCGCGTGACTTTGTGGTGCCATCTAGGATAAATCAAGGTCAATTTTATGCTCTACCTCAGTCTCCTCAGACTTTCAAACAGCTATTGATGGTTTCTGGGTTTGACCGATACTTTCAAATAGTCAAATGTTTTAGAGATGAAGATTTGAGAGCAGATCGGCAACCTGAATTTACCCAAATAGATTGCGAGATGTCATTCGTAAATCGAGACGATGTTTTAGGTGTCTTCGAGGGAATGACTCGACACCTTTTCAAAACAATAAAAGGGGTTGAATTGGATAAATTCCCGCACATGACTTATGCCGACGCCATGGAAAAGTATGGTAGTGATAAACCAGACGTTAGATTCGGAATGGAGTTCATCAACCTAAATGAACAAACCCAACAAAAAGGATTCAATGTTTTTGACCAAGCTGAATTGGTCGTCGGTATTTGTGCCAAAGGTTGCGCTGACTATACTCGCAAGCAACTAGATGCACTTACGGACTTTGTAAGAAGGCCTCAGATTGGTGCAAAAGGCATGGTTTATATGAAATGTAATGCCGATGGCTCCTATAAGTCATCTGTCGATAAATTTTATAGCCAAGATGATTTAAAAGGATGGGCAGCAAAAGCAAATGCTGAAGCTGGAGACTTAGTGCTTGTGCTGTCGGGCGACAAGAACACCGTTCGTAAGCAAATGAACGAACTAAGATTATACATGGGCGATGCTCTTGGTTTAAGAAACCCAAATGAGTTCAGTCCGCTGTGGGTAGTTGACTTTCCATTGTTAGAATGGGATGAGGAAACCGAACGGTACCACGCCATGCACCACCCTTTCACATCTCCTTTATTAGAAGACATAGAAAAGCTAGATGCCGAACCTGGAGAAGTAAGGGCGAATGCTTATGATATGGTGATCAACGGAGTGGAAATTGGCGGCGGTTCTATAAGAATTCACGATAAGGAGATGCAAAAACTCATGTTCAAACACCTAGGTTTTACTGATGAAGAGGCAAAAGCTCAGTTTGGTTTCCTTATGGATGCATTTGAGTATGGTGCCCCTCCACATGGTGGTATCGCCTTTGGCTTTGACCGACTATGCGCGATGTTCGGAGGTTCTGAAACCATCAGAGACTACATAGCATTTCCTAAAAACACTTCTGGAAGAGATGTAATGATAGATTCGCCATCTCCGGTAGACGAAAACCAGTTAAAGGAGCTTGGAATTGGACTATCTTGA
- a CDS encoding superoxide dismutase, whose protein sequence is MAFELPQLPYATDALEPHIDARTMEIHHGKHHAGYTNNLNNAIAGTEMESKSIEELLADHSDNGAVRNNGGGFYNHSLFWSVMSPNGGGEPSGDLANAINEACGSFEGFKDAFAKAAATRFGSGWAWLCVHSGGKVEVCSTPNQDNSLMPNVGCGGTPILGLDVWEHAYYLNYQNRRPDYINAFFNVINWDEVSRRYAAGK, encoded by the coding sequence ATGGCATTCGAACTACCTCAACTTCCATACGCAACAGACGCTTTGGAACCGCATATTGACGCAAGAACAATGGAGATTCATCATGGTAAGCACCATGCTGGATATACAAATAATTTAAATAATGCTATCGCTGGAACTGAAATGGAAAGCAAGAGCATTGAAGAGCTTTTGGCTGATCACAGCGATAACGGTGCAGTTAGAAATAACGGTGGTGGTTTCTATAACCATAGCCTTTTTTGGTCTGTTATGTCTCCAAATGGAGGAGGAGAACCTTCTGGAGATTTGGCCAATGCGATTAATGAGGCTTGTGGCTCTTTTGAAGGATTTAAAGATGCTTTTGCGAAAGCTGCGGCTACAAGATTTGGTTCTGGTTGGGCATGGCTTTGTGTTCACTCAGGCGGTAAGGTAGAAGTATGCTCTACACCAAATCAAGATAACTCTTTAATGCCTAATGTGGGCTGTGGTGGAACTCCGATTTTGGGCTTAGATGTTTGGGAGCACGCTTATTACCTGAACTATCAAAACAGAAGACCTGACTACATCAACGCGTTTTTCAACGTGATCAATTGGGATGAAGTAAGTCGAAGATACGCCGCAGGCAAATAG